A segment of the bacterium genome:
AAGAGCCATTTTACCGACTCAGGCTATCAGGTCGATGAGGCCTCTGTCGATGAAGAGGCCCTCCGTCTGATATCACAAAAAAGCTATGACGCCATCCTTACCGATCTGTCCGGCGCGCAGATCGACGGCCTGAAAATTCTCGAAGCGCTGCAGAACGATCCCCGTAAAAATGCCGCTGTCTTTTTTCTTACTGCAAAAAACGACGTCTGGAATCGGGTAACCAGCTTTAAGCGCGGCGCCAAAGATTTTATCGTCAAGCCGGTGCACGTTCGAGAAATCGCCGCCAGAGTTCAAATGGTGCTGGATCGATTAGAACGGCGGCAATCGGCCTCCCATCCAGCCCCGGCCCTTTCCGGCCGGCTGCAGGATTTCAGCTTGAGCGATCTTTTGCAGATTCTAAAGGATGAAAAAAAAACCGGGACGCTGATGCTCTATAACGACAACAATCTCAACGGGCAGATGGGCCTCCACAACGGCATCCTGGTCCACGCCGTTTCCGGTGCCCTGCAGTCCAACGCCGCAGTCGACAAAATGATGTCCTGGAGAAAGGGCCGCTTCTCCATGCGCTTCACTCCGGTTGAAAAAACCGTTGCCGTTCAACAGGAGGGTCACTTATCGCAAGGAGCCCAAAGGATGGAACAACGCGAAGAACTTTTGCAGCAACTTCCTTCGCTTGAAAGCGTTTTGGTCACCACCAGCAATTTTAAGAAAATCGTTTCGCAAAAAACCCTGGCTGGAGACTTGGACTATTTCATCTCCCTGTTTGACGGAAAACGAACGCTCGGCCGAATCATCAACGAGAGCACCTACGACGAAATAACCTCTCTCAGCCGAATTCTAAAGTTATATCAGCTCGGCTTCCTCTGTGTTGCTAAAAAGCAGCCAGAGCTCCCGTCTGCGGCCGCGGACCGGGGTATACCACCGGTGGAGAGACCCTCGCAGCCGAAGCAAACCGAAAAGCCGGTCGCCGAAACCTGGCCCGAGGAGGCTGAGGAGGAGACGGTGGTCAGCCTGCAACAGGATGCGCTGAACAGCCTGGACCAGGAAGAGCTCGACCGCTCTCAAACAGAGCCGGAATTGGAGGACAAAGAAGATGAAACCGAGCTGGCTGTGCAGCATGACTTTGCCGATGACGGCATCAGCGAATTGCTGACCAAGGATTTGAGCCAGTGGCGCAGCGACTCTGGATATGATAAAGATCTGTTTTATGAATTGCGCAGCGCTGCGGAAAAACAGCCCGGCTTTCAAACCCCTCCAGCCGGCCGCGAGCCGGTGGAAGACGACAGTCAACTGCTGTTCCCCACCCTGGAAATGCTGGAACAGGAACATCCGGCCGACGCGCTTTTAACCCTGCCCGGCGAATCGGCGTTCCCTTCCCAAGAACCGACCGTGCCTCTGGATCTTACGCCGCCGCCAGCCGAACCACCCCGTCAACCTGCGCGCCGAAGCAAAGAGCAAGGCGCTGAACGTTTTACTCCAGGCTATGGGCATATCCTCGTCCTCGGGTCCGATGAGAAGGTCCGCCGGCATATGGTCGCCAGCCTTACCGCGAATCGCGTATTCGTCAAGACCTACGACAACCCCGAGTGGTCAGACCTTATTTACGGCGCAGCTGAATTTAAGGGCGGACATTCGCTCAACATCCTCAGCCTGTCTCTGGAAAAAGAATTCAGCGGAGTGCTCGAGTATTTTTCCCGTTCGCTGCTCGGCTACCTGCTGCTCATCGATACCATGCCCGGCGATTGGAACTACAAACGCTATCTCATTCAGGCGTTAAAGGGGACCTTGGCTGTGCCGTCCAT
Coding sequences within it:
- a CDS encoding response regulator → MKNRTLLIVDGDPKNLRILKSHFTDSGYQVDEASVDEEALRLISQKSYDAILTDLSGAQIDGLKILEALQNDPRKNAAVFFLTAKNDVWNRVTSFKRGAKDFIVKPVHVREIAARVQMVLDRLERRQSASHPAPALSGRLQDFSLSDLLQILKDEKKTGTLMLYNDNNLNGQMGLHNGILVHAVSGALQSNAAVDKMMSWRKGRFSMRFTPVEKTVAVQQEGHLSQGAQRMEQREELLQQLPSLESVLVTTSNFKKIVSQKTLAGDLDYFISLFDGKRTLGRIINESTYDEITSLSRILKLYQLGFLCVAKKQPELPSAAADRGIPPVERPSQPKQTEKPVAETWPEEAEEETVVSLQQDALNSLDQEELDRSQTEPELEDKEDETELAVQHDFADDGISELLTKDLSQWRSDSGYDKDLFYELRSAAEKQPGFQTPPAGREPVEDDSQLLFPTLEMLEQEHPADALLTLPGESAFPSQEPTVPLDLTPPPAEPPRQPARRSKEQGAERFTPGYGHILVLGSDEKVRRHMVASLTANRVFVKTYDNPEWSDLIYGAAEFKGGHSLNILSLSLEKEFSGVLEYFSRSLLGYLLLIDTMPGDWNYKRYLIQALKGTLAVPSMIIIPAQLSISSGFSEHDWRIRLGLPDDQLFAAHVEFDPITCKRFIFRLIETYYRKRIVNRKNRLARSATI